One window of bacterium genomic DNA carries:
- a CDS encoding sulfurtransferase TusA family protein, which translates to MDGTTTRTMVDSRGSSCPGPITDLAMAYRRAKVGDTIELWATDSGVKADVQAWAAKTRNEVVSIEDQPDKIVAVVRILRR; encoded by the coding sequence ATGGACGGCACCACGACCCGCACGATGGTGGATTCCCGGGGTTCTTCGTGCCCCGGACCGATCACCGATCTCGCCATGGCATACCGGCGGGCGAAAGTCGGCGATACGATCGAACTGTGGGCGACCGACTCCGGGGTGAAGGCCGACGTGCAGGCGTGGGCCGCCAAGACGCGCAACGAGGTCGTATCGATCGAGGACCAGCCCGACAAGATCGTCGCCGTCGTCCGGATCC
- a CDS encoding DsrE/DsrF/DrsH-like family protein: MPIETTLPTVTSEKPGTVTSGKLSIIMFGGTADKFIPLGVLAQAAAAMEMQVNIFVTGFALLGFTKQPHDLPFPAEFASMAPALAQGMKAARVGPWDAMLRQAKELGAKVYACSMMADVMGLTKADFNDLIDDVVGAATFLEGIEQGQTLFI; the protein is encoded by the coding sequence ATGCCCATAGAGACGACGTTGCCCACGGTGACGTCTGAGAAGCCCGGGACTGTAACAAGCGGCAAGCTGTCGATCATCATGTTCGGCGGGACGGCGGACAAATTCATTCCGCTCGGCGTGCTCGCGCAGGCCGCGGCGGCGATGGAAATGCAGGTCAACATCTTCGTGACGGGGTTCGCCCTGCTGGGATTCACGAAGCAGCCCCACGACCTGCCGTTCCCCGCGGAGTTCGCCTCGATGGCGCCGGCGCTGGCACAGGGCATGAAGGCGGCCCGCGTCGGGCCTTGGGACGCGATGCTGCGGCAGGCCAAGGAGCTGGGCGCCAAGGTCTACGCGTGCTCGATGATGGCGGACGTGATGGGCCTGACGAAGGCCGACTTTAACGACCTGATCGACGACGTCGTCGGGGCCGCGACCTTCCTCGAGGGCATTGAGCAGGGCCAAACGCTGTTCATCTGA
- a CDS encoding YncE family protein, translating to MTARPGRPLTRRAFLGETGVAAGIAALGWPAGIAPAAASPPQRTASKTRVIALIANSLSDTVTLADGQTLEPFGTLRVGREPHKFHRSLGGTSVYSCNTSSNELIEIDLKTLRPVRRLPILDPYNITFTGDGRHLYKVAYRYTFVEVHDARTFRRIKRLETGRKPSHFWLAGARHWFVNANQHSNVVTVIDTQTIAVIHRLPVDPLPAGVAVSPDTRYLFVASGGAGTISVFATDDWRLTKRVHSGKDAHEMVMTRDGRTIYVTNRGENTVSAFDVRRQRVLAKFRAPGGPDMPMLSPDESQLWVSGRYGDTATVIDTRTQRILTTFPTERSPHGVFLTAAPA from the coding sequence ATGACGGCACGGCCGGGGCGTCCCCTTACCCGCCGCGCGTTCTTAGGGGAGACCGGTGTCGCCGCGGGCATAGCCGCGTTGGGATGGCCGGCCGGAATCGCGCCGGCGGCGGCATCGCCGCCCCAGCGAACGGCGTCGAAGACGCGGGTCATCGCGCTCATCGCCAACAGTCTCAGCGACACCGTGACGCTGGCCGACGGCCAAACGCTGGAGCCCTTCGGCACGCTGCGCGTCGGCCGGGAGCCGCACAAGTTTCACCGGAGCCTCGGCGGGACGTCGGTCTACTCGTGCAACACGAGCAGCAACGAGCTGATCGAAATCGACCTCAAGACCCTGCGGCCGGTCCGCCGCCTCCCGATCCTCGATCCCTACAACATCACGTTCACCGGCGACGGCCGCCACCTCTACAAAGTGGCGTACCGCTACACGTTTGTCGAGGTCCACGACGCGCGCACGTTTCGCCGGATCAAGCGACTCGAGACCGGCCGCAAACCGAGCCACTTCTGGCTGGCCGGCGCGCGACACTGGTTTGTCAACGCGAACCAGCACTCCAACGTCGTGACTGTGATCGACACTCAGACGATCGCCGTGATCCACCGCCTGCCGGTCGATCCGCTGCCGGCCGGGGTCGCGGTGTCGCCGGACACGCGCTATCTTTTCGTCGCCAGCGGCGGAGCCGGCACAATCAGCGTGTTCGCCACGGACGACTGGCGGCTCACGAAACGGGTCCACAGCGGCAAGGACGCGCACGAAATGGTCATGACCCGCGACGGCCGCACGATCTATGTGACGAACCGGGGCGAGAACACGGTGAGCGCCTTCGACGTGCGGCGCCAGCGGGTGCTGGCCAAGTTTCGCGCTCCCGGGGGCCCCGATATGCCGATGCTGAGCCCCGACGAATCCCAATTGTGGGTCTCGGGCCGCTACGGCGATACGGCCACCGTGATCGACACCCGCACCCAGAGGATCCTCACCACGTTTCCCACCGAGCGTTCTCCGCACGGGGTGTTTCTGACCGCCGCACCGGCCTAG
- a CDS encoding transcriptional repressor, with amino-acid sequence MGRFSTNQAVAAFRAQGRNITAQRMAVFQTLENAEGHPTAEELHTRLRPAVPGLALKTVYAILHELADLRLVAPLPLPGGATHWEQNTTPHGHLVCDTCRRVVDLPVDPTVLMPLVRHAARGFDATGASLIVHGRCRECATR; translated from the coding sequence GTGGGACGGTTCTCGACAAATCAAGCCGTCGCGGCATTTCGAGCGCAGGGGCGCAACATCACGGCCCAGCGGATGGCCGTCTTTCAGACGCTCGAAAACGCCGAGGGTCACCCCACCGCGGAGGAACTTCATACCCGCCTCCGCCCCGCCGTCCCGGGTCTCGCCCTCAAGACAGTGTACGCGATCCTGCACGAACTCGCGGATCTCCGGCTGGTCGCGCCCCTGCCGCTTCCGGGAGGAGCGACGCACTGGGAGCAGAACACGACTCCGCATGGTCACCTCGTGTGCGACACGTGCCGGCGGGTCGTGGATCTCCCCGTCGATCCCACTGTGCTGATGCCCCTCGTCCGGCACGCTGCGCGGGGCTTCGACGCGACAGGGGCATCGCTCATCGTGCACGGACGGTGCCGGGAGTGCGCGACGCGATGA
- a CDS encoding zinc permease, producing MTVWQTTALGALAGFTIYLGLPVARLGPRTKTIQNLLNAVAIGVLLFLVWDILSKAQEPIDGALKAAMKSGHWNVFGSLVGMLVFGLILGLVGLVTFADVARRRTAPGLPRAHQLTLMIAAGLGLHNFSEGLAIGQAAATGAIGFAIILMVGFGLHNITEGFAVAAPVAAAGEIPSWSFLGTAGLIGGGPTFLGTVLGYRVTSPQAFVLFLALAAGALFYVIGEMFAVGRRFQQPPVSAWGIIAGFLAAYATDLILTIGGA from the coding sequence ATGACGGTCTGGCAGACGACCGCACTTGGGGCGCTGGCGGGGTTCACCATCTACCTGGGACTTCCGGTCGCCCGGCTGGGGCCCCGGACGAAGACGATTCAGAACCTGCTCAACGCGGTGGCGATCGGCGTGTTGCTCTTCCTCGTTTGGGACATTCTCTCAAAGGCGCAGGAGCCGATCGACGGGGCGCTCAAGGCCGCCATGAAGTCCGGGCACTGGAACGTCTTCGGGTCCCTGGTCGGCATGCTCGTGTTCGGCTTGATCCTCGGGCTGGTCGGGTTGGTCACGTTCGCCGACGTCGCCCGGCGGCGGACGGCACCCGGGCTGCCGCGGGCGCATCAACTGACGCTCATGATCGCCGCCGGCCTCGGCCTGCATAACTTCTCGGAGGGCCTGGCCATCGGGCAGGCCGCGGCGACCGGTGCGATCGGGTTTGCGATCATCCTTATGGTGGGGTTTGGCCTGCACAACATCACCGAAGGATTTGCCGTTGCGGCGCCCGTGGCCGCGGCGGGAGAGATCCCGTCGTGGTCGTTTCTCGGCACCGCGGGCCTGATCGGCGGGGGGCCGACGTTTCTCGGCACGGTGCTCGGGTATCGCGTCACCTCGCCCCAGGCGTTCGTCCTGTTCCTCGCCCTGGCCGCCGGCGCGCTCTTCTACGTGATCGGCGAGATGTTCGCCGTAGGCCGCCGCTTTCAGCAGCCCCCGGTATCGGCGTGGGGCATCATCGCC